The window ATGACTGCGCTGCCAAGGGAGTGAAGGCGGTCCAGTTTTTCACCGCCGGATTCGGCGAAAGCGGCATCGCCGAGCGTGCGGAGCTGGAACAGACTATGCTGGACAAAGCCAGGCAGGGTGGATTCCGCATTATCGGTCCGAACTGCATTGGGTTATTCGTCCCAAAGAGCCGACTGGTCCAGGCCGGGAGCGGGCCAATGGAACCCGGTCCGGTAGCCTTCATCTCACAGAGCGGCGGTCACGCCAGTTTCTTCCCGGCGGACGGCGGTCCCCGGGGCCTTCGCTTCAGCAAGGTGGTCAGCTACGGGAACGGCCTGGACATCGATGATAGTGAGCTCTTTCACTATTTCGCCAGTGACCCGGAAACTGAGATTATCGCTGCCTACATCGAAGGTGCCAAGGACGGAGAGCGCTTCAAGGCAGCGTTCAGGGAGGCCGCCTCACGCAAGCCGGTGGTTATCTATAAAGGAGGTACTACCGGGGCCGGCCTGCGGGCTGCTCACGGACACACTGCCAGCCTGACCAGTTCTGTGGACGTTTTCAAGGCCCTCTGCCGGCAAGTGGGGGCTATTCAAGTCGATGACTTCGATGAACTGATTGACGTGCTCGTGGCCTTGCGTTTTGCCAGTCCCCGGCCGCAGGGTACCGGCGTTGCCCTGGTTGGGGCCGGTGGTGGCCCCAGCGTCCTCGCCAGTGATGAAATAGAAAAGGCAGGGCTGTATATGCCGGCCATATCCCGTGAAACGAAGGAGGAGCTTCTCCAGTTCCTGCCCCTGGCAGGCAGTATCCTCACCAATCCTATCGATGCTCCGACCCTGGCCACTCCCCAGGCAATCGGACCGACGATGCGCGTCCTCAGCCGGCTCGCTGAAATAGACATTCTCATCTACCACCTGGGCTTCCACCCCATCGGCGGTCTGGGTGGAGGACGCTTCGCCTCACCGGACTTCCTCGAACCCACCATCGATGCCATGAAAAAGGTCTGGCAGGAATCAGGTAAGCCGATTGTGCTGGCAGTGCGCCCCGGCCTCAGCATGGAAGCGATGAAGGAGTTCCTTGCCATCCAGGAGGCGTTCGTCAACGCCGGATTCGCTGTCTTCCACTCCCTGCGACAGGCGGCCGTCGCCATGGCCCGGGTGGTCGCCTGGAATAGCCGCCTGCGGACCGCTCCGGGAGATGCTGAGCAACCGTCAGCTTGACTTGCCATGATTCCAATGATATCATCAACTGGACAGTAGACACCGGTCCATACATGCAAAGGGAAACCGGAAAGGAGGGGTGTGATGATTGCAGAAGTAAGACGATACATTAGCTTGTCGCGCTCCGGAGGGTTTCCGGCCGAGTAGTCTCTTGTGACTGTGAGTGTTTTAGGCCGTTCCCCCGGGAACGGTTTTTTCTTTGTCCTGCTCCTATGGGTGGACCAAGGATACCAAAGCAAGATAGACCGCGGGCGTGACACATCCGCGGTCTTTTCTTTTCCCGACCTGTAACGACAGCCGCGCAACGAGTACTCGCACAATCCGAATAAAGGGAGCAGCGCAAACGATATGTGTCAAGACAGACTGGCAGAACTGGGATGGGATTCATTTTTCATGGACCACTTCAAGTCTTCGATGGTGGATGGCTGTGTGCCAGCCAGGGTTATCGCTGCGGGAAAGCACTCCTATCAGGTGTATAGCCAATACGGAGAGTTTCCCGCACGAGTATCGGGCAGGATGCGATACGAGAGCCGGGCAGGTGACCGGTACCCTTCCGTTGGCGACTGGGTAATTATCATGCCAAACACTGATGAGCAAAAGGGTCTGATATACGCGGTCCTTCCCCGAAGAAGTTGCTTCTCCCGTAAGATGTCCGATGACCGGGCACGGATGTCCGGCAGCCTGAGTCGCGAGCAGGTACTTGCCGCTAACGTAGACACGGTATTCATCGTCAGCGGGCTGGACGGCAGCCGGAACCTTAACCTGAGAAGGCTCGAACGCTACCTGACCCTTGCCTGGGAAAGCGGTGCGGTTCCGGTAATCGTACTGAACAAAGCGGACCTCTGCCCGGATGTCGACGCGTGCATACGGGACGTTGAACCCGTCGCTCTCGGTGTACCCATTCATGCCGTCAGTGCTACCGAGCGATCGGGGCTGGACGCTCTGGAGACGTACCTGACCAGAGGAAAGACAACCGTCTTTCTCGGTCCTTCCGGAGTGGGTAAATCCGCTCTGCTGAACGCTCTACTCGGTATCGAAAGGCAGGAAGTTGGTGAAGTGCGGAGCACAGACAGAAAAGGAAGGCATACGACCACCCGGCGCGAGTTGGTCCTCCTTCCCGTCGGAGGGGCTGTCATTGACACCCCGGGCCTGCGGGAGGTCCAGATGTGGGCCGATGAAGACAGCCTCGGCAGCGCGTTTGAAGACATCGAATGGCTGTCACGTGAGTGCCGCTTCAGAGATTGCACACATCACTCCGAGCCGGGATGTGCCGTCAAGGCGGCAATCCAGCAGGGCAGTCTGGATACTGCCCGTCTTCAGAGCTACAGGAAGCTGGAGAAAGAGCTTCGACATCTGGCAGCGCGCGAGGATATTCGGACTCGTCTCGAAGATAAGGCAAAGTGGAAAAAGATATCCAAGTGGTCAAGATGGTACAGCGAGAACCTATAATGGGATTAACGTGAAGTAAAGGAGTAACCGAATGGTAATTATGCCTTTCAACGAGGAGCACCTGGAAGACGCCGGTGCTCTGGTAGCAGCAAGGTACCGGGCAGAGAGAAAGCTTGACCTCTCCCTCCCTCCTGCATTTGAAGACTCAGGCTCTATAGTGCCCAGGCTACGGGACTATGCGAACGGCCGACTCGCCGGCTTTCTTTTGGGTCTCCTCGTCCTTAACATAGACCGTCGCCTAGCCTGGAGTCCCGATTGGTGCCATGCCGCTGACTCTGATGATAATCGTGAAATCTATCGGGCTATGTACGCCGAATTGGCGCCCCGCTGGGTTACTGACGGATACTTTGCTCACGCCGTCACCGTCTTTGCCCACGAACATACTGTTTCCGATGCCTGGTACTCCCTCGGCTTTGGCGTGACGACTGTGGACGCCTTCCGCGATCTCGCTCCTGTTGAAGGACCGGTAACCGATGTCGAAATCCGTCGCGCCACACTCCAGGATATCGACCCGGTTATTACCTTGGTGATTGCCCTGCGGCGACATATGGCCAGCGCGCCCGCATTCATGCCCTTTATTACTCACCGCGAGAGACAGCGGACACAGCAGTGGCTCTCCGATTCTAACAACGCAATGTGGTTGGCATATCATGATGATGAACCGGTCGGATTCATGGGACTCCAGCCGTCAGACCCGCATGGTGCCGTGATGCCCGTCTCCGACAAAACCATCGTCGCC is drawn from Dehalococcoidales bacterium and contains these coding sequences:
- the rsgA gene encoding ribosome small subunit-dependent GTPase A is translated as MCQDRLAELGWDSFFMDHFKSSMVDGCVPARVIAAGKHSYQVYSQYGEFPARVSGRMRYESRAGDRYPSVGDWVIIMPNTDEQKGLIYAVLPRRSCFSRKMSDDRARMSGSLSREQVLAANVDTVFIVSGLDGSRNLNLRRLERYLTLAWESGAVPVIVLNKADLCPDVDACIRDVEPVALGVPIHAVSATERSGLDALETYLTRGKTTVFLGPSGVGKSALLNALLGIERQEVGEVRSTDRKGRHTTTRRELVLLPVGGAVIDTPGLREVQMWADEDSLGSAFEDIEWLSRECRFRDCTHHSEPGCAVKAAIQQGSLDTARLQSYRKLEKELRHLAAREDIRTRLEDKAKWKKISKWSRWYSENL
- a CDS encoding GNAT family N-acetyltransferase, with translation MVIMPFNEEHLEDAGALVAARYRAERKLDLSLPPAFEDSGSIVPRLRDYANGRLAGFLLGLLVLNIDRRLAWSPDWCHAADSDDNREIYRAMYAELAPRWVTDGYFAHAVTVFAHEHTVSDAWYSLGFGVTTVDAFRDLAPVEGPVTDVEIRRATLQDIDPVITLVIALRRHMASAPAFMPFITHRERQRTQQWLSDSNNAMWLAYHDDEPVGFMGLQPSDPHGAVMPVSDKTIVAFNRTFTREDLRLRGFGTALLDYSLDWARSAGYERCSVDYESTNIIGSRFWESKGFRPVCYSLVRHVDERIAWAHKDRDETDILREFQS
- a CDS encoding CoA-binding protein; this encodes MELKRPSLDDVFSPRGVAVVGASPAGRGFGTGVLMSLQQAGFPAIYAVNPKYTDVFGIPCYPNVRDIPGVVDYVVVSIPAESALTLLDDCAAKGVKAVQFFTAGFGESGIAERAELEQTMLDKARQGGFRIIGPNCIGLFVPKSRLVQAGSGPMEPGPVAFISQSGGHASFFPADGGPRGLRFSKVVSYGNGLDIDDSELFHYFASDPETEIIAAYIEGAKDGERFKAAFREAASRKPVVIYKGGTTGAGLRAAHGHTASLTSSVDVFKALCRQVGAIQVDDFDELIDVLVALRFASPRPQGTGVALVGAGGGPSVLASDEIEKAGLYMPAISRETKEELLQFLPLAGSILTNPIDAPTLATPQAIGPTMRVLSRLAEIDILIYHLGFHPIGGLGGGRFASPDFLEPTIDAMKKVWQESGKPIVLAVRPGLSMEAMKEFLAIQEAFVNAGFAVFHSLRQAAVAMARVVAWNSRLRTAPGDAEQPSA